In Stomoxys calcitrans chromosome 2, idStoCalc2.1, whole genome shotgun sequence, the following proteins share a genomic window:
- the LOC131994745 gene encoding cytochrome c oxidase subunit 7C, mitochondrial-like — MLGIAKQLVNSYPNSLANRAIIVRNYKGGVPGCNLPFKLDNPYRFTVFYLVAGIIGFGAPWLVVMHQMLRPYNYE; from the exons ATGTTGGGCATTGCTAAACAATTGGTAAACTCCTATCCAAATTCTCTGGCAAATAGAGCTATTATTGTGCGAAATTATAAAGGAGGTGTTCCCGGCTGC AATTTACCATTTAAACTGGACAACCCCTATAGATTTACCGTGTTCTACTTAGTAGCCGGCATAATTGGGTTTGGTGCTCCTTGGTTAGTTGTTATGCATCAAATGTTACGGCCTTATAATTATGAATGA
- the LOC106082718 gene encoding cytosolic carboxypeptidase 6 isoform X2 codes for MGDSDSEGSDGEGGMGNVSRVIIRPPGVSGKAKRGQICFDAAFETGNLGKANLVGEFEYDLFLRPDTCNPRFRFWFNFTVDNVKQDQKVIFNFVNISKARNLFNSGLTPLVKSSSRPKWQRLPKKHVFYYRSPYHQNHYVLSFAFSFDKEDDVYQFALAPPYSYSRMQSYLNLIESRQQQGGEKKFTRSLLTKTLQNRNVDLITIDHVVGKVKTNRVERCVIRVIIILCRSHANASPASFMCQGFLEFLLSSHNIAKILRENFVFKIVPMVNPDGVFLGNNRCNLIGQDMNRVWQVATEFSHPEIFAIKNMLKEIDNSDSYQIDFVIDLHAHTSLHGCFMYGNTYEDVYRYERHLVFPRLFAGNAQDYASANMIFNADEKKSGCARRYCCEKLSDTVNAYTLEISMGGHYLKDGKTVALYNEEGYYRCGRNLARTFLQYYRFINVLPAPLPSEVRQKKRRPRTHNSRSRSKNRYEVKPRPKTTRSYAPISYTNLSICYDSGGSSDEGGFSPTRTVAPGSSHFSGYRNYRRVASCTMPCAGTTNQQQQLTHDQFALLRIKSGRFDLAQEPSLHDYGGKSKSQSPEKQTRFELPVNVPPKPYLSIIDLNQLTRGSLRVSSFED; via the exons ATGGGTGATTCAG ATAGTGAAGGCAGTGATGGAGAGGGCGGCATGGGTAATGTTTCCCGTGTTATTATCCGGCCGCCCGGTGTCAGTGGCAAAGCCAAAAGAGGTCAGATATGCTTTGATGCTGCCTTTGAGACCGGAAATTTGGGTAAAGCCAATCTGGTGGGAGAATTCGAATACGATTTGTTCTTGCGACCGGATACTTGTAATCCCAGATTTCGTTTTTGGTTCAATTTCACTGTGGACAATGTGAAACAAgatcaaaaagtaatttttaattttgtgaatATCAGCAAGGCTCGTAATCTTTTCAATTCGGGACTAACACCTTTGGTCAAATCATCCTCACGCCCCAAATGGCAAAGATTGCCCAAGAAGCATGTCTTTTATTATCGCTCACCATATCACCAGAATCACTATGTTCTAAGTTTTGCCTTTTCCTTCGACAAGGAAGATGATGTCTATCAATTTGCTTTAGCACCGCCTTATAGCTATTCACGCATGCAGTCGTACCTGAACTTAATCGAAAGTCGCCAGCAGCAGGGTGGAGAGAAGAAATTTACAAGAAGTTTGTTAACCAAAACTTTG CAAAACCGCAATGTCGATTTAATAACCATTGACCATGTTGTCGGCAAGGTTAAGACAAATCGTGTGGAACGCTGCGTTATACGCGTCATCATCATACTCTGTCGCTCTCATGCCAATGCCAGTCCTGCTTCGTTTATGTGCCAAGGTTTTTTGGAGTTTTTATTAAGTAGCCATAACATTGCAAAAATATTAcgcgaaaattttgtttttaaaattgtgCCAATGGTCAATCCGGATGGTGTTTTCCTGGGCAATAATCGTTGCAATTTAATTGGCCAGGATATGAATCGTGTGTGGCAAGTGGCCACAGAATTCTCACATCCCGAGATATTTGCCATAAAGAATATGTTAAAGGAAATTGATAATTCTGAT TCGTATCAAATCGATTTCGTCATCGATTTACATGCTCACACAAGTCTCCATGGTTGTTTCATGTACGGCAACACCTATGAAGATGTCTATCGCTATGAGAGGCATTTGGTGTTTCCACGTCTGTTTGCTGGGAATGCTCAGGACTATGCATCGGCCAATATGATATTTAATGCAGACGAAAAGAAATCTGGTTGTGCACGACGCTACTGTTGTGAAAAATTAAGTGATACCGTTAATGCATACACATTGGAGATATCAATGGGTGGTCATTATCTTAAGGACGGTAAAACGGTGGCCCTGTACAATGAGGAGGGAT ATTATCGTTGCGGCCGCAATTTAGCTAGAACTTTTTTACAATACTATAGATTTATTAATGTGCTACCGGCTCCCTTGCCCTCGGAGGTAAGGCAAAAGAAGCGTCGCCCCAGAACCCATAACTCACGTTCACGTTCCAAGAATCGCTATGAAGTTAAACCACGACCCAAGACCACTCGCTCCTATGCTCCCATTTCCTATACGAATTTATCTATCTGCTATGATTCAGGAGGCTCCTCGGATGAAGGAGGTTTCTCGCCCACTCGCACTGTGGCTCCTGGCAGTAGTCACTTTAGTGGTTATCGAAATTATCGTCGAGTTGCCAGTTGCACCATGCCTTGTGCTGGAACCACaaatcaacagcaacaactCACACACGATCAATTTGCTTTGCTGCGCATTAAATCAGGACGTTTTGATTTGGCCCAGGAACCTTCACTGCATGATTATGGTGGCAAGAGTAAAAGTCAATCTCCGGAAAAACAGACACGTTTTGAATTACCTGTCAATGTGCCGCCCAAGCCTTATTTATCGATAATCGACTTAAATCAATTGACCAGAGGTAGTTTAAGGGTTTCCAGTTTTGAAGATTAA
- the LOC106082718 gene encoding cytosolic carboxypeptidase 6 isoform X1, with protein sequence MLGVAKDPLEHTSMYERTEEDSEGSDGEGGMGNVSRVIIRPPGVSGKAKRGQICFDAAFETGNLGKANLVGEFEYDLFLRPDTCNPRFRFWFNFTVDNVKQDQKVIFNFVNISKARNLFNSGLTPLVKSSSRPKWQRLPKKHVFYYRSPYHQNHYVLSFAFSFDKEDDVYQFALAPPYSYSRMQSYLNLIESRQQQGGEKKFTRSLLTKTLQNRNVDLITIDHVVGKVKTNRVERCVIRVIIILCRSHANASPASFMCQGFLEFLLSSHNIAKILRENFVFKIVPMVNPDGVFLGNNRCNLIGQDMNRVWQVATEFSHPEIFAIKNMLKEIDNSDSYQIDFVIDLHAHTSLHGCFMYGNTYEDVYRYERHLVFPRLFAGNAQDYASANMIFNADEKKSGCARRYCCEKLSDTVNAYTLEISMGGHYLKDGKTVALYNEEGYYRCGRNLARTFLQYYRFINVLPAPLPSEVRQKKRRPRTHNSRSRSKNRYEVKPRPKTTRSYAPISYTNLSICYDSGGSSDEGGFSPTRTVAPGSSHFSGYRNYRRVASCTMPCAGTTNQQQQLTHDQFALLRIKSGRFDLAQEPSLHDYGGKSKSQSPEKQTRFELPVNVPPKPYLSIIDLNQLTRGSLRVSSFED encoded by the exons atgttggGTGTAGCTAAAGATCCTTTGGAACATACGAGCATGTATGAAAGAACCGAAGAGG ATAGTGAAGGCAGTGATGGAGAGGGCGGCATGGGTAATGTTTCCCGTGTTATTATCCGGCCGCCCGGTGTCAGTGGCAAAGCCAAAAGAGGTCAGATATGCTTTGATGCTGCCTTTGAGACCGGAAATTTGGGTAAAGCCAATCTGGTGGGAGAATTCGAATACGATTTGTTCTTGCGACCGGATACTTGTAATCCCAGATTTCGTTTTTGGTTCAATTTCACTGTGGACAATGTGAAACAAgatcaaaaagtaatttttaattttgtgaatATCAGCAAGGCTCGTAATCTTTTCAATTCGGGACTAACACCTTTGGTCAAATCATCCTCACGCCCCAAATGGCAAAGATTGCCCAAGAAGCATGTCTTTTATTATCGCTCACCATATCACCAGAATCACTATGTTCTAAGTTTTGCCTTTTCCTTCGACAAGGAAGATGATGTCTATCAATTTGCTTTAGCACCGCCTTATAGCTATTCACGCATGCAGTCGTACCTGAACTTAATCGAAAGTCGCCAGCAGCAGGGTGGAGAGAAGAAATTTACAAGAAGTTTGTTAACCAAAACTTTG CAAAACCGCAATGTCGATTTAATAACCATTGACCATGTTGTCGGCAAGGTTAAGACAAATCGTGTGGAACGCTGCGTTATACGCGTCATCATCATACTCTGTCGCTCTCATGCCAATGCCAGTCCTGCTTCGTTTATGTGCCAAGGTTTTTTGGAGTTTTTATTAAGTAGCCATAACATTGCAAAAATATTAcgcgaaaattttgtttttaaaattgtgCCAATGGTCAATCCGGATGGTGTTTTCCTGGGCAATAATCGTTGCAATTTAATTGGCCAGGATATGAATCGTGTGTGGCAAGTGGCCACAGAATTCTCACATCCCGAGATATTTGCCATAAAGAATATGTTAAAGGAAATTGATAATTCTGAT TCGTATCAAATCGATTTCGTCATCGATTTACATGCTCACACAAGTCTCCATGGTTGTTTCATGTACGGCAACACCTATGAAGATGTCTATCGCTATGAGAGGCATTTGGTGTTTCCACGTCTGTTTGCTGGGAATGCTCAGGACTATGCATCGGCCAATATGATATTTAATGCAGACGAAAAGAAATCTGGTTGTGCACGACGCTACTGTTGTGAAAAATTAAGTGATACCGTTAATGCATACACATTGGAGATATCAATGGGTGGTCATTATCTTAAGGACGGTAAAACGGTGGCCCTGTACAATGAGGAGGGAT ATTATCGTTGCGGCCGCAATTTAGCTAGAACTTTTTTACAATACTATAGATTTATTAATGTGCTACCGGCTCCCTTGCCCTCGGAGGTAAGGCAAAAGAAGCGTCGCCCCAGAACCCATAACTCACGTTCACGTTCCAAGAATCGCTATGAAGTTAAACCACGACCCAAGACCACTCGCTCCTATGCTCCCATTTCCTATACGAATTTATCTATCTGCTATGATTCAGGAGGCTCCTCGGATGAAGGAGGTTTCTCGCCCACTCGCACTGTGGCTCCTGGCAGTAGTCACTTTAGTGGTTATCGAAATTATCGTCGAGTTGCCAGTTGCACCATGCCTTGTGCTGGAACCACaaatcaacagcaacaactCACACACGATCAATTTGCTTTGCTGCGCATTAAATCAGGACGTTTTGATTTGGCCCAGGAACCTTCACTGCATGATTATGGTGGCAAGAGTAAAAGTCAATCTCCGGAAAAACAGACACGTTTTGAATTACCTGTCAATGTGCCGCCCAAGCCTTATTTATCGATAATCGACTTAAATCAATTGACCAGAGGTAGTTTAAGGGTTTCCAGTTTTGAAGATTAA